CCGCCACCCGGCATCGTCGTCAACGCGGTCCCCGCGACGAGCACGACGACCACCGCCCCCGCGAACGCCATCGCCCACACCGGCCGCCGCACCGTCCCCGCGCCGCGCCGCCACCCCGCCACACGCGCCCGCCCGACCTCGCCCGCCACGCGCCCCGCCAGCGTATCGGGAGCCGCGACCGGCTGGAGCACGCGGCGGAGCGCCGCATCGACGCGCGCGGCCTCGGCCAAAGTCGAGGCGGCAACGGGCAACGATGCGGGCGACGATGCCGTCGACGCGGTCGACGCGCCGTCCAGTCGCCGATACGCCTCAGCCAAGGACGCGTCGTCCGTCGTCGTTCGGCGTCGGAACACGTCACACCTCCCCGTCAGCGGCGTGGGCGCGATAGAGCGCTCCGAGCCGCTTGCGCGCGCGGAACAGCCGGGTCTCGACCGTCGAGACGGGTACGTCCAGCAGCGCGGCGATCTCGGCGTAGGTCAGGTCTTCCAGGTAGCGCAGGACGAGCACGGCGCGATCGGCGGGCGCCAGCGCTTGGAGGTGGCGCTCGAGGTCGATCCGAAGGTCGTCCGAAGCGCGCCACGCTCGCCCACCGACGTCGGTGTCCGCGACGTTCGTGATGTCGCCGTCGATGGCCGCGTCGTCCAGCGACACCGTGTGGGCGCCGTTGTTGGCGCGACCGACGCGACCCACGCGACCCCCGCGCAGCCCGTTCAGCGCGCTGTTCGTCGTCAACCGGCGCAGCCACGGCCAGAGCGGCTCGCCCGGGCGGAAGCGGTCCAGCTGGCGGTGGAAGCGGACGAAGGCGTCCTGCGCCAGATCCTCGGCGTCCGTTCGGTCGCCGCAGAGGTGGTAGCACAGGCTGTAGACGGCGTCCTGGTAGCGCTGGACCAGGAGGCCGAACGCCTGGCCGTCGCCGTTGCGCGCGCGGTCGATGAGGCGGTCGTCGGTGGAGGCGGCCATCGGCGGCGCGTTCCTGGCGGGGGCGGGGCGGAGGTCCGTCGGGCGGCGCAACAGCCCATTGAGTAGCGTCATGGCATACAGTACACGCGCACCGGCTCGGTTTCTTGCACCCAAGGGCTCGGCGTCCACAACCGATGCGCCTCCGATTCGCCGCGAACCCGCCGTCACCCCAACCGGTTGCCCCGCGTCCATCCTTCATTGCACACTTCTGCGCTCGTTTCTCCGCCATCCACCATCCCGCTCCCCTACCTGCAAGGCTGTACCGATGCTCAATCGCCCCATCGCCGCGGGCGGCCTCGCCGCGCTCGCCCTCGCCTTCCTGCCCGCCGGTCCGCACGCGCCGTCCGCGGCCGCCGCGATGCTTGCGATGTCCGCGACGTCCGCCACCGCCGCGACCGCGGCCCCTTCGGCCCTGCCGACCGGCTTCGTCGAGACGCGCGTCGCCGACAAGCTGAACGGTGCGACGGCGATGACGATCGCCCCGGATGGCCGCGTGTTCATCGCCGAACAGCGCGGGACGGTCCGCGTCGTCGAGAACGACGTCCTGCTTGCCGAGCCCGTCCTCACGGTCGCCACGACCGCCATCGAGGATCTCGGTCTCCAAGGCATCACCGTCGGTCCGGACTTTGAATCGTCGCCGTCGCTCTACGTGCTGGCCACTGTCGATGAGCCCACGACGCACAACCGGATTCTCCGCTACAAGGTCACCGGCAACGATGCCCCGGTCGAGAGCGCCCAGGTCATCGCCGACCTCGAGACGCTGACCACGCGCACGCGCGTCGGCGGCGGGCTCCACTTCGGCGCCGACGGCATGCTCTACGTGGGCACGGGCGACAACGGCGATGGGGCCAAGGCCGCCAGCTTGGAGTCCACGCTCGGCAAGATCCTTCGCCTTGCCCCGGACGGCCACATCCCACCCGACAACCCGTTCTTCGCAACGCAGCAGGGCCGCAACCGCGCGATCTGGGCGAGCGGACTGCGCAACCCGTTCACGTTCGCTGTCCAACCGGGCACCGGCCGCATGCTGATCAACGACATCGGACAAGCCGCGTTCGAGGAGATCAACGAGGGTGCGGCCGGCGAGGACTACGGCTGGCCGTCGACGGAAGGCCCGACGTCCGCGCCCGGGATCACCGGCCCCCTCTATGCCTACCCGCACGTTCCAGGCTGCGCGATCAGCGGCGGCGCGTTCTACAACCCGGCCGACGCCTGGTTCCCGCCGTCGTATGTCGGCAAGTACTTCTTCGCCGATTACTGCCAAGGCGAGATCCGCGTCCTCGACCCGAACAACCCCACCGACGTCACCGTCTTCGGCTCGACCAGCGCCCCGTCGTGGCCGATCGACGTTCGCGTCAGCCCGGACGGCGCGCTGTACTACCTGGCACGCGGTTCGGACTTCGGCACCGATACGGGCGCGCTCTACAAGGTCCGCTACGTCGGCAGCGGCCAGCCGACGATCGGGATCCAACCGGTCGCTACATCCGTCGTCGTCGGCCGCACGGCCCGCTTCAGCGTCCGCGCCTTCGGGACGCAGCCGCTGACCTACCGCTGGCAGCGGGACGGCGTCGACGTGCCCGGCGGGACGGGCGCCGAGCTCGCCGTCGGCCCGGTGCAGCCATCGGACAGCGGCGCGCGCTTCAGCGTGATCGTCGGCAACGGCGAGGGCTCGGTGTCGAGCGATGCGGCGCTGCTGACGGTGACGGAGCGCACGCCGCCGGTGGCCACGATCCTCCTGCCGAACCCCGGTTTCCAGTTCGTCGGCGACGGGCTCGTCACGTTCTACGGCCAAGCCGTGGATGCGCTCGACGTCCCGCTGCCGCCCAGCGCGCTCTCGTGGCGCATGGACCTCCACCACGGCGACCACGTCCACGAGCTCATGCCGACGACGGCCGGGATCGCCGGCGGCACGCACATGCTCGACCTGGACGCCCACCGCAACCCCGACGCCTTCGTGCGGATCACGTTCACCGCGCGGGACAGCGAGGGTCTCGTCACCGTGCGGACGCGCGACATCCAACCCGTGCTCGTCGACCTCATGCTGGCGTCCGATCCACCCGGCATCACGCTGTCCGTGGACGACGCGCCGGTCACGACGCCGGCGACCGTACCGAGCATCGCCGGCGTGCGGCGGACCGTGGGCGCGGATGCGCTCGAACGGGTGGGCGGCGCGCTGTACGCGTTCGAGCGCTGGTCGGACGGGGGCGATGCGATCCACACGACGCCCCCGATGTCGCGGACGATGACGCTGACCGCGACGTTCCGGCTGTTCGGCGGCTCGCTGCCGATCGTCGACTGGGGCGGCGACTACGTCGACGCCGACGCCGGCTTCCGCGGCGCCGATGCGCCGGTCGAGTCCGAACTCGACCTCGAGCGCGACGGCGTGTACGACGACGAGCGCTGGTCGATCGAGTGGTCGGACGCCACGCCGCTCTCACCCCCGGTCGATCGGGCCGGCAAGAGCGCCCGGTTCTATGGCGGCCTCCTCATCGAGAGCTACGACCGCCCGTTCGAGTACAAGTGGGCCCAGGTCTGGGCCCAGTCGCCCGTCAAGCCGTTGGACAAGCTCTACTACGGCGCCAGCCCCGGAACGCGCGGCTGGGACCTGCGCTACTGGCGGAAGTCGGACTTCCTCAGCGGCGGCCACGACCGGCGCGTCTCGTTCGACGAGGCCAGCTCGATCGCGCTCGTGAACTACGAGGGCGGCGACGGCGTGCCACAGAACAACTCCGGTCAGGTGCGCATCGTCGTGAAGGACGGCGGACAGTGGTTCATCTCGGAGCGCGCCGGGGAACCGGCGAGCCAGACGGCATCGCTGATCATCACGAACCCACGGAACACCGGCTGGGCATTGTACGACCCGCAGCCGCCGCTCCGGCTCGCCTTCAAGCCCAGGTTCGCCCAGTTCGAACCGCACGTCTTCGTGGACATCCAGGCCGTCGGCTACCTCCACTCCAACGATGCCGTCCCGCCGCCCGCCGCCGACGTCCGCGCCGGCTTCACCGTCGAGCGCGTCCACGTGACAGCACGCCTCGGCGATCCGGCCACCGCCCTGCCGCCCGAGGGCCCGACGCTTGCCGCCAGCACCCCGGCCACCGCGCCCCCGACGAGCCCGCCGACCGAGACGCCGACCGTCACGCCCGGCCCGTCACCCACGGCGACGCGCACGCTCCTGCCCGGCGAGACGCCCCCTCCCACGGACACCGCCGCGCCGACGGACACCCCGCCCCCCGGCAGCACGACGGCCCGCCCGCCGGCCAGCGTGACGCCGACGTTCACCGTCACGTCGCCCGCGACGCGCACGCCGACCCGCCGTCCGCAAGGCGAGGGCGGTACGGTCTACCTGCCGATCGGCTACCGCCGCGCGACCGTCGCCGGCGTGCCGGTGCAGCTGGCGGAGAACGGCCCGCCGGTCCGCGCGGACGCCGCGGACGTCGCCCACGCCTCCCACCACTCGGAGGACCGCCAGCCCGTCCTCGTCGTCCTCCGCCCCGCCATCGACGTCGCGCGGCGCGACGTGCCCGACGACGTCGCCATGACCGCCGTCGCCCAGGCCCAGGACCGCGTTCTCGCCGATGTCGACGCGTCCGACGTCACGCTGCGCCACCGCTATGGGATCGTGCCGATGCTCTTCGTCGACGCGAGCGCGCGCGGCCGTGCGGCGCTGGCCCGACACCCGCTC
The window above is part of the Candidatus Avedoeria danica genome. Proteins encoded here:
- a CDS encoding sigma-70 family RNA polymerase sigma factor, giving the protein MAASTDDRLIDRARNGDGQAFGLLVQRYQDAVYSLCYHLCGDRTDAEDLAQDAFVRFHRQLDRFRPGEPLWPWLRRLTTNSALNGLRGGRVGRVGRANNGAHTVSLDDAAIDGDITNVADTDVGGRAWRASDDLRIDLERHLQALAPADRAVLVLRYLEDLTYAEIAALLDVPVSTVETRLFRARKRLGALYRAHAADGEV
- a CDS encoding PQQ-dependent sugar dehydrogenase, which encodes MLNRPIAAGGLAALALAFLPAGPHAPSAAAAMLAMSATSATAATAAPSALPTGFVETRVADKLNGATAMTIAPDGRVFIAEQRGTVRVVENDVLLAEPVLTVATTAIEDLGLQGITVGPDFESSPSLYVLATVDEPTTHNRILRYKVTGNDAPVESAQVIADLETLTTRTRVGGGLHFGADGMLYVGTGDNGDGAKAASLESTLGKILRLAPDGHIPPDNPFFATQQGRNRAIWASGLRNPFTFAVQPGTGRMLINDIGQAAFEEINEGAAGEDYGWPSTEGPTSAPGITGPLYAYPHVPGCAISGGAFYNPADAWFPPSYVGKYFFADYCQGEIRVLDPNNPTDVTVFGSTSAPSWPIDVRVSPDGALYYLARGSDFGTDTGALYKVRYVGSGQPTIGIQPVATSVVVGRTARFSVRAFGTQPLTYRWQRDGVDVPGGTGAELAVGPVQPSDSGARFSVIVGNGEGSVSSDAALLTVTERTPPVATILLPNPGFQFVGDGLVTFYGQAVDALDVPLPPSALSWRMDLHHGDHVHELMPTTAGIAGGTHMLDLDAHRNPDAFVRITFTARDSEGLVTVRTRDIQPVLVDLMLASDPPGITLSVDDAPVTTPATVPSIAGVRRTVGADALERVGGALYAFERWSDGGDAIHTTPPMSRTMTLTATFRLFGGSLPIVDWGGDYVDADAGFRGADAPVESELDLERDGVYDDERWSIEWSDATPLSPPVDRAGKSARFYGGLLIESYDRPFEYKWAQVWAQSPVKPLDKLYYGASPGTRGWDLRYWRKSDFLSGGHDRRVSFDEASSIALVNYEGGDGVPQNNSGQVRIVVKDGGQWFISERAGEPASQTASLIITNPRNTGWALYDPQPPLRLAFKPRFAQFEPHVFVDIQAVGYLHSNDAVPPPAADVRAGFTVERVHVTARLGDPATALPPEGPTLAASTPATAPPTSPPTETPTVTPGPSPTATRTLLPGETPPPTDTAAPTDTPPPGSTTARPPASVTPTFTVTSPATRTPTRRPQGEGGTVYLPIGYRRATVAGVPVQLAENGPPVRADAADVAHASHHSEDRQPVLVVLRPAIDVARRDVPDDVAMTAVAQAQDRVLADVDASDVTLRHRYGIVPMLFVDASARGRAALARHPLVAAVEPDRVSVLQLAEHAQTVHADRVWADYGVTGEGVNVAVIDTGVDANHPDLKAAIVAQKCFSVESGCGVNSAASESDDAIDRNGHGTGMAGIVAGRGVVAPRGIAPGAGIVAVRVFNAKAESFISDQVKAFDWIVRERSRLNVKIANMSLGSRETFTGNCDQADPARATAIQTAITRGIAVFVATGNSGAQNALSAPGCLSNVIAVAATYDADLGREPDRGEFGGPDGCFDENASPDTVTCFSNIGRGVSVVAPGAWTTAPKMGGGTSSTVGTSNASPVAAAVGALVVAVDGNIRPAQLKKLLEDTGTLVTAKNGQKYPRVDALAALIKAGAKPVTPAGPTASPTPTRGPTASATPTAAPSETPVAGSPTAVASATMPAPSATPSPPDETPVPTRTEASATITPFHGDNNGPSIYLPVASNGP